GTCCAGACCCTCAGGAAGTGTGGCAAAGTAGCAAAAATTGTAAGtaaagcactgagcagctccttcagtgggagactgcagcacccacggtgtgggacggagagatttcgcaggcctttcctccccactgctgtcagactccacaacaaagactccaactgatcaaacacacacatccacactggtgcaataacactaagtgcaatacttttctggcatcgttgtatttttactcagttgtatatagcatttgtattctatttttatcttattgtatattttattctattttattctactgtatatagtattttattctattctgtacagttgtgtactgtatttattcttattgtattctaatttttgcttcataacttttgcactgtccacttcctgctgtgacaaaacaaatttcccacgtgtgggactaataaaggttatcttatcaatctctcttttaaaaaagaatctACTCTTCACATTAGGAATTAGGATTTTTCTTAACTGGATCTGTTTGTGCTTTTATGGAAAAATTCAGACAGTCAAGAGGCCCAGAAAGGTTCCAGTCAATGTGCTCAATCGTCAGCCATCACCTGACGACAGAGTCTTCAACAATGACTACAATGATGACTACAACTATGATCAAGACCGACGTAGCGTGTACAGCGCTAGGAGTGGCGGAGGCCGGGACCAAAGCCTGGAGAGGGAGCGAGGCGGCTACATGGACTCCGGCTACCACACACGTGATCGTGACTATGACCGGCGGGAACGTGGCAGGAGCACAGAGAGAGACCTCAGCCCGGACCGCCAGTACCGGCGAGATGGCAGCAGAGGCCGCACTTTGGATAGAGAGTACAGCCCAGATCGCCGCTATAAGAGCGAGCATGCGCTTGACCGTGACTACAGCCCAGACAGAAGGTACCGCAGCGACCGCACATTAGACCGAGATTACAGTCCTGATCGGCGTTTCCGCAGCGATCGAGCCCTCGACCACAGCCCCGACCGACGCTACCGAAGCGACCGAGCCCTGGACCGCAACGAGAGCCCCGATCTGCGCTACAGGCGTGACAGTCCAGGACGAGGCCGCGGCCGCGATCAAAGCTACGATCGAGGACTTGACCGCATCGCAAATGAGCCGCGGAAATATGACGAGCCAATAAAGCGAAGTGCAAGCAGGGACCGCCTTGAACGCACACCGTCACCTGCTGCCGTGCCCCTCCCTCTGCCACGCCCTGCCCGGGATCTGGAGCCGCTGGAGAAACCTGTGAATGTGCTACTGCTGAAAAACCATCCCAACGAAGGTGAGACGCTAAAAGGCTGTCAGATAAACAAAACATGTGAATGGTTCTCTTCACCTTAAATGAAAAGGGTTACAGTCTCTGTGGGTGGCACGGAAAGCTAACCTTTACTAAAATTCAGGTTAAATCCTATTTTTAtgttaatgaataaataacaaaacaatcTATGTTGGAGGGTTGTGAACTTTTTCCCAATTCTGAACTAAGACGTAAGAAGAAGTTTGAGAATCACTCAGTTAGGTTCTTATCTGACATATAGAATGGTTTATTATTCAACATAGAAAGGTTAACCGCTTTCCTACCAGGTTATCTGGTGTCTTCCTCAGCTGATACCCTTCTACACAACCATTTGGCAAATCTCACAAAGGTAGCTGCCAATAGCACTTGTGCATCTGCAAGCCTATTGGAAACCTGACTCCTGCCCCAgctcttcctttttctgtttctatttTAATTTCATATCTGTTGCCATTTATATCTGCTCTGTTCTGTAGTAGGGGGTTCCTTCATATGCACAGGGAAGGGCATGGTGATCCCAAAACAAGGGTTTAAGTGGTCCTGACTAGAGTTTTGTTACCCATTTCTAAGTATCTTTGATAtcataaaaaagtaaataaaacctGTACAGCTATTTGGGAAAGAAACCCCCTCCTGCATTTAGCACAAAATAAGTGGTGTCTgccacaagaaaaacaattggCAACAAATTTGATAAATGTTAAGCAGAGGAAAGGATGCACTTTATTTGAAGGTTTTATTAAATGGATGCAAAATGGAAATGTCCTAATTGTACGTTTAATTGTTTACTCAAGCAATTCTAGCGAGAGAGAGAGTTAATGGAGGCACGGCCATGTCAGCATACATCACCACCAGCTGATTTCAGCATATCAGCAGATAAAATGGCTTGTACCATTCATCAGTTTGGCGCTTGCTGTTTActggctttatttttaaattgaggtgaatttcttcacttggcacagaaatgcataaaacaaaatgaacagTTGGAAAAGTGATCACAGTGCTTATAGGTAAATTCTTATTTTAAACATCAGCCTAGTATATCAGTGCATCATTTATACAGATGTGTCCAGAGGCATTTTGGTCAGTGACCGTTAATAAACCCTTCAGAGGTCGAAAAGTGACCTGATTAATTTTTCCATTTGTTCGGTCATGCCAGGTTATCTAGACTGTGAATGTCAGATATAATTAAAGTGGAGTTGGGTAAAATAAggtaaaatatttgtttgattatttacacataaaatatatgtgtgatttgtgtttttgcagaatATGGCCTTCGTCTGGGCAGCCAGCTCTTCATCAAAGAGATGACCAGCACAGGACTTGCCAGCAAGGATGGAAACCTGCAGGAAGGGGACATTATTCTGAAGGTAGGGTGGTGTATATTccttatttgttattttttttgctcattAACCGTCCATTTCTGACAGTTCAAATGAAtccttatttatattttactggGCTTTCGCTCAGCATCATGGGTCACGCTTTGGATGAAACGATCCGGTCACACAGGGTTAAAGACACTGCGTAGCAACTACAGATCGCTAGGGGAAATGAGTATTTCCTGACCAGTTGTTGGCAGTCGATGTGAAATCGATGGCTACATCGCAGTCACGCAAGACTAATGACTAGTTTGTGACCCCATGGCCCAGCTGTCGCTTTGGAAAAATGAGTATTCCTCAGCTGGTTGCTAAAGCTTGCTGGTATTTCCTCAGTAAGATTGCAAAAAGCTGTATATACCTCTGCACTGAAACTTTCCAGTTGCCTTGTTCACTAGTAGGTTGCTGACAACACAGACACTCTGTAAAAGTTGTTGGTTTCAGTGATATGGTGCGAAATTTAGTTTGAAGGTGAGTATTCTCGATTTCTGGTTTGCATTACACTTTCTTAAGTTACAGCTCCGGAAGCAATCAAGAGCAGGctgagaaataaattatttcccTAGTGACCAGTGGTTGCCAGGAGTAGATGGGTCTCTGACCAAAGTCAGTGCTAGTATATTGTAACCTTGGTTTCTGCCGCTTCAGTTGCTTGGTTGTATTCCGTATCCAGGCACAGCTGACAAACAGCctctaatttctttcttttatgttAAAGTGCTGCAAAACCGTGCTGTAACACAGCTGTCATCTGTTTGCTTTCAGTCTCTTTTGTTTATGTCTTCCACTGAGAGAGAGTCAGAGCTGCAACATTGGGTAGCGGAAGTGTAACATCTTTTAGCAGAAAAGTACCATTGTGTAAAATAAGAAACATGCGTTTAACAGAGTAGTATTTCGTACTAGAAAGGGCAGCAGCGATTAAACATTTAGTCGACAAGTCGCCCACATTCCTATCAGTACCTGGGAGAAGCAGCTGCCACACAGAGGCAGGGCAGAGTGGTCACTTTTACATTTGTCTCATATTAAACAAGATGAACAAGATTTCTGAAAGTTTCAAATAACAAAGGCGGCGTGTGTAAAGGTAATCTCAGTGAACCAACGCTCAGGATTCACACTGCTTTAAAAGCTcagttttaaacttttttttttccccctactgTTTGCTCTGTATGATATCAGTGAGAGGGGGGTGTCCCAAGTGTGGTCATGTTTGGCACAGAAGCACCAACAacctgctgtttttaaatggtaTTTGTGTGAATGGCAGTCGTCTTAAAATGAGGGTGGAAGAAGCTAAAAGGATGAACTTAGGGACTGCATTTCCATTTAACTTCAGCATTTAGTAAGCCACCATTGAATTTGAGCTATTTTATTCCATGGGGTATTTCTGAattgtgttttaatgttttcaaaaaaatgtattttgtttttgctctttgatttatttatgttttttattttagcttctgtcattttttttttttttaatcttttatgtGGACTGTTGTAAATCAGTTTGATTTCTTTACCCTATTTAAttgagctctttttttttttttttttttttaaccttattgCTTTGTTCTACTTTAGCTagccatttttgttgttgtgtttttgttactttttggcTGCTTTTGTCTCCTCTGCCTCTTTTGACTTGTATCTTTacagtgtaaaataaataaggattattttaagCTTTAACAAAAATCTGGAGCTGGACATATGCCGAATAGGTTCAGTTTAAAGATCACCCATCTcaatgacatcatacagagtcaagaacagaaaaaaagtatCTGAAACTGACTGTTTAAAGCAACCTGAAGCATGAGTGAGCTTTTGGCTCACGGAGATTAGTTATGTGCTTACCTGATTAAACCTTTGACCATGTGTAATATCAACATTTGTAGTTGTGATAGTAGATGTTTGTATATAACATTAGGAAAAGCATAATTCCTTTTTAAgtgtacaaaatatttaaaaactgtaaaacattGCATGCTTTGTTTGTGTGATTCGTGAGTGAGAAGCGTCTGCACATCTCCTAATCCCCTCTGTCTCTGTCAGATTAATGGGACTGTGACAGAAAACCTGTCTCTCAGCGATGCCGGGAAGCTGATTGAGAAGTCCCGCGGAAAGCTACAGCTGGTGGTGCAGCGAGACAGGAAGAAGATCCTGGTCCGAATCCCGCCAATGGTCGACAGCGACTCGGAGCTCGACGGTGAGAGAAACTCGAAACTGAAAAGCAGCAGGTCCTATGCCGTGTAAAGGCACACCTGGCGAGTGGCCATCATCATCTCcatgatcatcatcatcttcatcattttatatatatatatctagaaATATAAACCTCATTGCATTATGAACTTCTAATGAATCAATTGTGGAAACCTTAATGCCATTAATGTTTCTGTACCTGTCAATCAAATTTGTTCTTAATTCTTAAAATAAAGGCTTTACTTACATCaacttttagttttatttaaatattatttcacATACACATATTCCACAAAGCACTACGAGCTAACCATATTCAGCACATCATCACCATCCCCTCCACCCTCTTATTGCTCACCCCTTTATACctgtttttattgtcacatgaCCAGATGGCATGCTGTTATTGGTCGGGAAGGATAGAGATAAGTGGTGTGAGTGGATTGTTCACTGACCAAATGTTTGCCGGGAGGAGGGGGGGATAGCACGAAGACTTGTGACCCAGTTTGACTGgtttggggtgtgtgtgtgtgcgcgtgtgcatgtgtgaaagtGCTCATTCGCCTCTAGCGGCGTGATCTAATCCCCTATCATAATCCTGCTACTGGATATGACAGAATTTCATTATGTTAAGGTTCGCACCGCTGCAGCCTTCTGGTTTCTACCATCCAGCACCCTTCTTTGTAATTCTGTTTGAGGACAATAGGGACCGACTGACTGAAAAAATTAAGATTTTGAGGTCTGACAGGTACAAATCACCTTAAGTGCACATGTGTAATTTTACTTTGTAATGGTATTACTGTGCTTATTCCTCCCTGCCCTGGAGTATAACATAGAAGTGCAGTCTAGCTTCCACACCCTGAATGCTAACATTGAAACATCCTGTTGAGTTTTAGTGCTCCTCATCATCATTGTAACCCCAGAAACTGGTATTTGCATATCTAATTGGTGTGGCTACTCATCTGGGAACAGTGCTCTGACCTTCATTTGTCTGAGAGCTgtgttgccccccccccccgcttccATGACCCAGGGGCCTTTTTGAGCCGAGCAAAGGCCATGTTATGTAATTTACAAAACAAAGAAGCACCAAGGAGAGATGCAGCATTTTACTCTTTCTGATAAAGTTTATAGGCTTTACTACCTGAACACAGAggaccccaccccccacccccatagCTGCTTGACTCTTGTGTGGTTTCACAGGAGTTGTGATATTTTTCATCATCCTTGTGTGTTTCAGATATCTCTGAGATCGAGTCGTACCGCTCCTATTCTCCACAGGATGACAGACGGGCCCACCACTCTGACCTCTCCTCCCATTCCTCCAATGAGAGACTTCGAGACAAGCCCAGGTACACTATCATTAAAGGCCAATTCTGGTATATTTCAAGCTGTAAAAGCTTTTAATGAGCTTTTCCTCTCAGCCTCAGGGCTCAGAGACTACATCTGTACGATGCTCTGAACCAGATGGCATGTAGCTGAGGTGTTTTGGGCATGTCTTATCAGGAGGGAGGAGACCCCAGAGCAGACCCGGGACATGCTGAGACTGTCTCTTTGCTTGCTTGGGAACTCCTTTGCGTCTTCCAGGCttgggagagggaggtctgggaaTCTGCTTTCCTGTGAAATCAGAAAATgcgatttcagttttatttttatagggggaaaaatagaaaaagaataCAACAATCAGATAATACTCTATGAACAAGCACTGGGTGATCACGGGAAGGAAATTTAACAGGAAAAGATTTCCGGCAGCAtcggctcagggaggggcagccatcacCAGGAATGTGCAATTAGGAACATAACACAAACTGTACCTATTTATTTGGCCGTTTGACCTTTTCAAGGATATTGGTGTCTATGACACCAATCCTAGTATGAATCCTAGCCCCTCCTTTATTGTTTGaccctttttatttttcatgaagTCGAGCACAGTGTTCATTCGGTTCACCAAGTTGAACTCAGTCACATTCCTATGATATCAGCTGATCTCAGTGCTAGCCCACATAAACTAATGGTTCAACCGATATCTTCCTGAACATCCTGTTTTTCAGTCTTGTAGAGAATCCTGTTTAACTTGCTTTAGCCTGCTACCGTTgctgcatctaaaagctgcaacCCCCATCCACCCGTGCTCCTTTTCGTGCTTATTCATGTCATATCTGCCATCCATGCCTGCTCTGTTTTGGACTAGTTGGTCTTGCAACTGCTGCTTTCCCCATCTCAGGATTTCCACTACACACGTGCATATGGAAGGACAGGAAAGTCTAAGAACAGAGCTGTACTCCCAAATCTTACTGCAGAAataaagttcttcttttactttcgTGGTCCTGACTGAGTTAGAAGATTTTGTGGCTCCACAGGTTATGCCAATTTGCACTACACACCTCTGCTCCAAAGATTTGTGGAAGATAAACTGAACTGGGTTGGGCAACGACTCCAAATCAACTGGAATGTTATATAGGtcatttcaaatgtttctgagtctgacaaaaagcaaacacacaaagtttAATCCTTGAAGAGCTGGGTCTGTATTGTTTTGGCAACTGCTTGTGACCTTGTGTCTCATTTTCATTCATAGGAAAGAATTATAATTAACATTTCCTCACAACAAAAGATTTGTCTGCCTGctctacaaacaaacaaacaaaaaccacaatcatctaaaaaatgattttaagtgttgctttgttttgtgcttttcttAATTCTAGATAACACAAAAGCATTGAGCTCTGCTTTGGTCAGTCATTTATTACGAATGAATTAAATACACCAGAAACAAATCAGGATAATGTAGGATTATGCTGATTTTATGCTTCATGAAGCTCAGGCAGCCCGTCACATCAAATATCGGAAAAACCACCATGTTATTAAACCAAACCGGAAAAGGAGTCATAATTATATCAACCgaattaaatgtgtaaaatgcttcttttaaactttccaaaaaTTTGGGATATTACTAGAGAGGAACCGCCTAGCAGGCTGGCAAAAATGGGTGCCATGCCGACCCCATTCAGAGGTGCCGACAGAGACGTTGAAGATAAGGCTGCTTTGCACGCAGAGAGGGAGGAGCCACGCTCCGAGACACCACCAGGTAAACATGATTTCGCCCTGAATATACAagactgtaaaaaataaataagtcaaaTCAGACAGTTGAATTGAATACTGACTGTAAATGATTTTGTTTCTGCAGTACCAGCTGCCAGTGTCGCCCCAAAGGTTCACGCTCCCCCTAAAGTGCCACTAAAGCCAAGTGCAGAAGACCTGGAAATATACGGGTCAGTATTAGttagttgttgtttgtttgtttgtttgtttgtttgtttgtttgtttgttttaattgagTTGCTCAAACTCAAATTTACTCAAAAACAAGAAGCCAGCTTGGTTGTCTCCGTCATAAATAGACTCTACCTTTGTCAACTGTTGTTTCCATGTTTCCATAATGCAGGCCGAACACGGTGATGGTGCGTTTCCAGAAAGGTGACAGTGTGGGTCTGCGGCTGGCGGGAGGAAATGATGTCGGCATCTTTATCGCCGGTGTTCAGGAGGACAGTGCAGCAGAGCAGGAGGGTCTCCGGACAGGAGATCAGATCATGAGGgtacagcatgttttagttcCACATTTAAACCCTGCACACACAAGAGTGCTGTGTCTGAAGTTggagaaaaaagacagaagCTTCGTCTTTGAGACATATATCAGGCCAGATTTCTCATTTTATTTCCTATTGTGTGCTTCAGGTGAACAACAGAGACTTCAGAGGCATGGTGCGTGAAGATGCTGTTCTCTACCTCCTGGAGATTCCTAAAGGAGAGGAAGTTACCATTCTTGCACAGAGCAAGCCTGAAGGTACTGGACTGGATAAAGAACAGTTGCGCAAACAGTACTAATGCCAAAACCGTCCTGTGTTAAAGTATatcacatagacacacacagaataTGATAAAAAGTCTTAGTAGTCTTGTATGAAGAGCCAGTGGCTTGCTTGCTTTTCTATTtcctgtaatttatttatttttatgataaTGGATGAATGAGGAAAAACAAGAGGCCCAAATTTGAGCCATGTGGGATGCCAAATAATGGTGGGGGGGTATttttagcttctgttttcttctatttttgcCAGTGTATAAAGATGTCTTAGCATCTGGCAGAGGCGACTCCTTCTTCATTAGAACCCACTTTGAATATGAGAAGGAGGCCCCGCAGAGCCTTCCTTTCTCCAGGGGGGAGATCTTCAAAGTGACGGACACACTCTATGATGGCAAACTCGGCAACTGGCTGGCAATCCGTAGTGACAAAAACAACCAGCTGTTAGAAAAGGGAATCATCCCCAACAAGAGCAGGTATGCAATGATGATCATCTTTGTGCAGACAGCCtttctgccccctgctggctatcAGAACGTGATGGctatgttttttgttgttgtttttttattttaaatataaatatttcaagtttttaatttttttttttttgtattaaggATTTGGCTggatattttatcattttacatgTTCTTTCGCTGGTAAGAAATCTGCATATCATCGTGTGAGCAGTCTAACTAGACAAAGTCatatattttcttgttttcgATATCAGAGCAGAGCAAATGGCTAACGTCCAGAATGCTGCACGGGCTGCATCGGGCAATGACAGAGGAGACTTCTGGAGGATGAGGGgccaaagagctgcaaagaaGAAAGATTTGCGCAAGAGTCGAGACGACCAGGGCAACGTTCCGGTTACACGCTTCCCCGCCTACGAGAGAGTGGTATTACGTGAAGGTATCCAGGAAACACTTTCACCCTGCAATTTTACCTGAGGCATTTTGCAGAGGTCCTCGCTGTGCCAGGACTTCTGAATtaattctttttgtttcatttagcTGGTTTCAGGAGACCGGTGGTGATATTTGGGCCCATTTCTGACGTGGTTAACGAAAAACTGGCTACTGAACTTCCTGATCAGTTTGTCATTGCTAGTAAGTATCACGACCGCCTGTAAATAAACATTAGCACTAACAGAAAAAGATTTCTGTAGGCTTTCTTTACTCTGTTCTTGTTTGTGAGTGGTTTTTATCTCCTCTTTCAGAAACTGAGCCCAAGGATGCAGGAAGTGAGAAGTCCTCGGGGGTGGTGAGATTGAACTCTATCCGGCAAATCATTGAACAGGTATGGTATAATCATTAGAAGATAATGACGCTGTATGAACACTAGTGCAGTGGCTGTTATGGGAGTGCGCAACACCCATTTTATATTGTTACAATTTATTATTTCcccaatttttttatttttatgtcccCTAAACACCATTAAACCAGAGTTGAATAATAGTGGCTCAAAAATATAAAGCTTCAGATATCAAGCCAAAGATCCCCAGCGTAATTTTGGGTGGATCCTTTTGGAGTTGCATCAAAACTCCAAAGGGATTTGTTGCATCAGAAGCATAAAAATCTGCCAACAGTGGAGCATCTAAGAAGAAAGAGTTAAAGAATAACTTGTGCAGCCATGTTTGTTGGAACCCATTTGAATTTTAGACTAAGTGATCTTTTTTATAAAAGATTTGACCTCATAGTTTCATCCACCTGTTTGAGGGCTAAGAATTAAAATAGGGTAGGGTTGTTAGTCTGTTCTGGTCAGCTAAtcaaaatttaattttaattgagATTTTGCTTTCCAGCTATTACCCTTTATTACCTTCCATAAAACAAGTCATCATAGAGCGCTTCTTTACATGCTTTAGTGCCGTTTTGTGCAGAATTTCAACTTCCTCTACATCAAAACAACCTTTATATCCCAAAGTCCATAGTAACCAAATAAACTGCTAAAAGAGACAATGTCATAGTTGAAATTCACCTGCAGAGTTTGAAGTGGCTCAGATGAACAGCTGTCGAGAGTGACTAACAGAGATTTCTGTGCAATTATTACTCATCATCCGACATATaaccatgtttttcttttttattattctccTGCAGGACCGTCACGCTCTGCTGGACGTGACTCCCAAAGCTGTGGACACCCTGAATTACACTCAGTGGTACCCCATCGTCCTTTTCCTGAACCCTGACAGCAAACAAGGTCTGAAGACCATGAGAAACCGCCTCATACCCGGATCCAACCGCAGCGCACGCAAACTGTATGAGCAGGCCCTTAGGCTGAAAAAGAGCTGTTCACACCTTTTCACGGGTGAGTTTTATGTGATTTATGGCATGGTTGTCCGTAGTTAACTTGTGattaatcagatttttttttttttaatcaactgtAACTGCCCTTAACAGGatagttttcatttttctaataTTCTTACCAGCATGGGGCGGAAAATATACATACTTTATTCACATTTATGCTTATAATTATTGCAACAATCCAAATAATGACAACTACTACTGAGAAAACCCCCGGAGGTACTGCATGCTCATAAAATACACTGAATGTACGCAACAATTCGCTTCTTTCTCCATTTCTACTCACCATCCACAATGTAACTGAGGAAACCACTTCCAGACAACCCGATCTACAGGTCACAGAGCCCACATGCGTTAATCGCGTGTCAAAAAGCCAATAGAGGCGTTAAAAGGAATTTGCGTTGACGTGGTATTGTCATGTTAACTTTGACAGTACTAAGTATTATGAAATCTTTTTCTtcctatattttttttcttttaagaattttttgttttgttttttgtctgttagaCACCATCGACTTGAACTCGGCCAATGACGCATGGTATGGCAGTGTGAAAGATTTAATTCGGGAGCAGcaagacaaagctgtgtgggTGTGCGAGGGCAAGGTGAGTGTCAGTGAACTTCTGCAGACCACTTGTTTTTGTGTGAATTTGACTGTTTCTTACACCCCTTCGCTTTGCTGTTACTTTCTCTCCTCAGGTGGATGGTTCAGAGGAGGACCTAGATCTCCAAGACGACCGCATGTCCTACCTGTCGGCAATGAGTGACTACCTCAGCATGGACAGCCGGATGACCAGCGACTACGATGACACAGCGGACGAGGGCGGGGCGTACACTGACAATGAGCTGGACGAGACACTGGATGAACCCCAGCCCGTGTCGGCCATCAGTCGATCATCAGAACCTGTACTGCCCGACGAGGTGGGCGTGTCTGCCGATAGACACTCTTCTTTTCCCCAACGTTGTTAatccatcatcatcactgttaaAATATCTACTCCAACCCCTGTGACCCTTCTCTGTGTGCCGTGTGTTTGTGTAGCGGCCTCACCCTGAACCCCGTGTACGTATGAGAAGAGAGGTGAACAGAGAGCCAAGCCCTCCCCCTTCTTTCGTCCCTGAACCCCCAAAGGTGAGAACCTCTCCCTGTTTTCCTCCCGTCAGACATCACTGTCGCTACACTTTCTTGTGGTCTCTCAAGCTGCATCTCAATTTAAAGTCTTTAGACCTTTCAGTTCTTGGCAAGACTCGAAGTACCATCAGATCTGATTCAAACCAAGCTGGAAATGTCTGAGGGTAGAACTGTCTTCTTTGGACTTCATTTAGTGCCGGTGTCCATTTCAGAACTTTTTCTtgataaataacaaaaactcTAATCTAGATGAATAAAGTTGCCCTTCTATACATCAGTTAAGAGTGCATCCAATAAAGGAGGATCTATTTAAATTGCTTCATTTGGTACTTCCTCTGCAAGCCGCTTTGGAACCCACCTGCACCTTGTACTCCTCCTCTAATTGATGTTTCTTTCCACATATGCACATATGTACCTGCAAATATAAGGGACTGAAGATGAGGGGGAAAAACACCTTTTGTTGCCTAAACCAGCTGTGACTGAAATAAACTTTCTCACACTAAGCTGataaaaatgttcaaaactCCTGCCTGCCTTATATTTGGAAGTGGCTCttccttaaaaaacaacaaaccacaTCCTGTAGTTGAGCAAATGATCACAAatggttcttttttttgtttgtttgtttgtttcaggttCGTGCTCAGACTCGAACTGACTCCACACGGAGCTACGAGTCACACTCCAGCAGCACCATCAGCAGCGACGCAGTGGGCGGAAACAAGCCGCCTCCCCCTCCCGTGAAGCCTGTGAAGCCCACTATCACCCGCCAACCAGTGAACCAGTCGTCAGAAGATCAGAGTCCGGGGAAAGACGACGAAGTGGAGGACCCCGCCAACAAATCCTTCCTGGGCAAGGTTAGACTCATTTATTGatttaaatgaattaattattttttattttattcttatacCAACAAGGCAGCTATCTGGGGCAAAAAGTCagacttttttatgtttctttctTCCCTTGCTTTAGAAGATTTCACTCTGGTATTATATCAAACTTATTCCCTTCtcctccttttgtttttttttttgtttttttactttctctGCATCTAATGTGAAATAGAAAATGGGTGACCAGGtaactacaaatttaccaaCACGTGTTTCCAACCCTCCCTTCAAATCCACAACAGCTCGTCATGCATCACAAATGTTCCCATTAATAAATCTCATTATGTATTTGCGTATTTACAGACACTCTTGTCTGTAAATGTTTCATCTGACAATCACTTCCTTGTGAGTTACACCATGTGA
The Maylandia zebra isolate NMK-2024a linkage group LG7, Mzebra_GT3a, whole genome shotgun sequence DNA segment above includes these coding regions:
- the tjp2a gene encoding tight junction protein ZO-2a isoform X9 — its product is MKFKKFITIMQAAMGIVPLNKRELLPPGRKLWRPPGDQPGSDQTSTDLLKCSRKFCWSREAQYLYLRRLSSRSFSAIMMNPVMEETVWEQYTVTLHRDSKMGFGIAVSGGRDNPNEDTGETSIVVSDVLQGGPADGLLFENDRVVQVNAIPMDGAIHSFAVQTLRKCGKVAKITVKRPRKVPVNVLNRQPSPDDRVFNNDYNDDYNYDQDRRSVYSARSGGGRDQSLERERGGYMDSGYHTRDRDYDRRERGRSTERDLSPDRQYRRDGSRGRTLDREYSPDRRYKSEHALDRDYSPDRRYRSDRTLDRDYSPDRRFRSDRALDHSPDRRYRSDRALDRNESPDLRYRRDSPGRGRGRDQSYDRGLDRIANEPRKYDEPIKRSASRDRLERTPSPAAVPLPLPRPARDLEPLEKPVNVLLLKNHPNEEYGLRLGSQLFIKEMTSTGLASKDGNLQEGDIILKINGTVTENLSLSDAGKLIEKSRGKLQLVVQRDRKKILVRIPPMVDSDSELDDISEIESYRSYSPQDDRRAHHSDLSSHSSNERLRDKPSLRAQRLHLYDALNQMACS
- the tjp2a gene encoding tight junction protein ZO-2a isoform X10, which codes for MPVNGGGLLSLSRYATQYLTNPVMEETVWEQYTVTLHRDSKMGFGIAVSGGRDNPNEDTGETSIVVSDVLQGGPADGLLFENDRVVQVNAIPMDGAIHSFAVQTLRKCGKVAKITVKRPRKVPVNVLNRQPSPDDRVFNNDYNDDYNYDQDRRSVYSARSGGGRDQSLERERGGYMDSGYHTRDRDYDRRERGRSTERDLSPDRQYRRDGSRGRTLDREYSPDRRYKSEHALDRDYSPDRRYRSDRTLDRDYSPDRRFRSDRALDHSPDRRYRSDRALDRNESPDLRYRRDSPGRGRGRDQSYDRGLDRIANEPRKYDEPIKRSASRDRLERTPSPAAVPLPLPRPARDLEPLEKPVNVLLLKNHPNEEYGLRLGSQLFIKEMTSTGLASKDGNLQEGDIILKINGTVTENLSLSDAGKLIEKSRGKLQLVVQRDRKKILVRIPPMVDSDSELDDISEIESYRSYSPQDDRRAHHSDLSSHSSNERLRDKPREEPPSRLAKMGAMPTPFRGADRDVEDKAALHAEREEPRSETPPVPAASVAPKVHAPPKVPLKPSAEDLEIYGPNTVMVRFQKGDSVGLRLAGGNDVGIFIAGVQEDSAAEQEGLRTGDQIMRVNNRDFRGMVREDAVLYLLEIPKGEEVTILAQSKPEVYKDVLASGRGDSFFIRTHFEYEKEAPQSLPFSRGEIFKVTDTLYDGKLGNWLAIRSDKNNQLLEKGIIPNKSRAEQMANVQNAARAASGNDRGDFWRMRGQRAAKKKDLRKSRDDQGNVPVTRFPAYERVVLREAGFRRPVVIFGPISDVVNEKLATELPDQFVIAKTEPKDAGSEKSSGVVRLNSIRQIIEQDRHALLDVTPKAVDTLNYTQWYPIVLFLNPDSKQGLKTMRNRLIPGSNRSARKLYEQALRLKKSCSHLFTDTIDLNSANDAWYGSVKDLIREQQDKAVWVCEGKVDGSEEDLDLQDDRMSYLSAMSDYLSMDSRMTSDYDDTADEGGAYTDNELDETLDEPQPVSAISRSSEPVLPDEVRAQTRTDSTRSYESHSSSTISSDAVGGNKPPPPPVKPVKPTITRQPVNQSSEDQSPGKDDEVEDPANKSFLGKIKAFEKMDHLARAQRLLELQEAENARLEIAQKHPDLYAVPVKLPKPNLSRPQPIGSSSIPEPQTPSRPPYSESRGHEDDEDDYRRQLADQTKRGYYNPQKYKDTEL